One genomic window of Acidovorax radicis includes the following:
- a CDS encoding ABC transporter ATP-binding protein — MFRFFENRLPPYPPAEPHLPPRDFMAFVWDGTRGLRGYVAAMAGLSAAIAVYEALLFAVLGRVVDWLSTTPPSALWAGHKSALIGITALLLASVVLVVVQTSIKHQVLAINFPLRLRWNFHRLMLGQSMAFYADEFAGRITTKIMQTALAVRDMIFTTTDVVIGMGIYLVTILVLLAGFDARLLLPFAAWMVAYGLACWYFVPRLGKVGKAQADARSVMTGRITDAYTNIATVKLFSHTRRESEFARAAMDAFKLTGYAQMRLVSRFEIVNHILVVAMILGACGTALWLWSAGEVGAGAVAAVTAMTLRVSGHAHWVMWEMTTLFESVGTIQDGINTLTKPRTVVDAPDAKPLSVTQGEVRFDNMTFAYGQGANARPVIDQLNLTIRPGEKIGLIGRSGAGKSTLVNLLLRFHDVQSGRILIDGQDIAHVTQDSLRRNIGMVTQDTSLLHRSMRDNILYGRPDASEADLHQAADRAEAADFIATLTDLQGRTGYDAHVGERGVKLSGGQRQRVAIARVMLKDAPILLLDEATSALDSEVEAAIQHSLDGLMQGKTVIAIAHRLSTIAAMDRLIVMDAGRIVEEGTHAQLLGQGGVYARLWGHQSGGFLGASEED, encoded by the coding sequence TTGTTCCGATTTTTCGAAAACCGCCTGCCGCCCTACCCGCCCGCAGAGCCCCACCTTCCCCCGCGTGATTTCATGGCCTTTGTGTGGGATGGCACCCGTGGGCTGCGGGGTTATGTGGCGGCGATGGCCGGCTTGTCGGCGGCCATTGCCGTGTATGAGGCCCTGCTGTTTGCCGTGTTGGGCCGTGTGGTCGACTGGCTCTCGACCACCCCGCCCAGTGCACTGTGGGCCGGGCACAAGAGCGCGCTGATCGGCATCACTGCCTTGCTGCTAGCCTCGGTGGTGCTGGTGGTGGTGCAGACCAGCATCAAGCACCAGGTGCTGGCCATCAACTTTCCGCTGCGGCTGCGCTGGAACTTTCACCGCCTGATGTTGGGCCAGAGCATGGCGTTCTACGCCGACGAGTTCGCGGGCCGCATCACCACCAAGATCATGCAGACCGCGCTGGCCGTGCGCGACATGATCTTCACCACCACCGACGTGGTGATCGGCATGGGTATCTACCTGGTCACCATCCTGGTGCTGCTGGCGGGGTTTGACGCGCGGCTGCTGCTGCCGTTTGCCGCGTGGATGGTGGCCTATGGCCTGGCCTGCTGGTACTTTGTGCCGCGCCTGGGCAAGGTGGGCAAGGCGCAGGCCGATGCGCGCTCGGTCATGACCGGGCGCATCACCGATGCGTACACCAACATCGCCACCGTCAAGTTGTTCTCGCACACGCGGCGCGAGTCAGAATTTGCGCGCGCGGCCATGGACGCGTTCAAGCTCACGGGCTACGCGCAGATGCGGCTGGTGAGCCGGTTCGAGATCGTCAACCACATCCTCGTGGTGGCGATGATTCTGGGCGCCTGCGGCACCGCGCTGTGGCTGTGGTCAGCGGGTGAAGTGGGCGCCGGGGCTGTGGCCGCCGTCACCGCCATGACGCTGCGCGTGTCGGGCCACGCCCACTGGGTGATGTGGGAGATGACCACGCTGTTCGAGAGCGTGGGCACCATCCAGGACGGCATCAACACGCTGACCAAACCGCGCACGGTGGTCGACGCACCCGATGCCAAGCCGCTCAGCGTGACCCAGGGCGAGGTGCGCTTTGACAACATGACCTTTGCCTATGGCCAGGGTGCCAACGCGCGCCCGGTCATCGACCAGCTCAACCTGACCATCCGCCCGGGCGAGAAGATCGGGCTCATCGGCCGGTCGGGCGCGGGCAAATCCACCCTGGTCAACCTGTTGCTGCGCTTTCACGACGTGCAGTCGGGCCGCATCCTCATCGACGGACAGGACATTGCCCACGTCACACAAGACAGCCTGCGCCGCAACATCGGCATGGTCACGCAAGACACCTCGCTGCTGCACCGCTCCATGCGCGACAACATCCTGTACGGCCGCCCCGACGCGAGTGAGGCCGACCTGCACCAGGCGGCCGATCGCGCCGAGGCGGCAGACTTCATCGCCACGCTGACCGATCTGCAGGGCCGCACGGGGTACGACGCCCATGTGGGCGAGCGCGGCGTCAAGCTCTCGGGCGGCCAACGCCAGCGCGTGGCCATTGCGCGCGTGATGCTGAAAGACGCGCCCATCCTGCTGCTGGACGAAGCCACCAGTGCGCTCGACTCGGAGGTGGAAGCCGCCATCCAGCACAGCCTGGACGGCCTCATGCAGGGCAAAACCGTGATCGCCATTGCCCACCGCCTGTCCACCATTGCCGCCATGGACCGCCTCATCGTCATGGACGCGGGCCGCATTGTGGAAGAAGGCACCCATGCGCAACTGCTGGGCCAGGGGGGCGTGTATGCGCGGCTGTGGGGGCACCAGAGCGGCGGATTCCTGGGCGCGTCGGAGGAAGACTGA
- a CDS encoding CopD family protein yields MLYNALKLAHVLSIMVWIGGMVFAHYFLRPAAQALEPPQRVRLMHDVLQRFLAAVGVAVVIVLGSGLWMIGRVARQAAQSGGTFSMPLGWTLMATLGLVMIAIFGHIRFALFKRLQRAVSAGNWPDGGKALGSIRTWVAVNLVLGVAVVVIAFLMKA; encoded by the coding sequence ATGCTTTACAACGCTCTCAAACTCGCCCACGTGCTGTCCATCATGGTGTGGATAGGCGGCATGGTTTTCGCCCACTACTTTCTGCGGCCCGCGGCGCAGGCGCTGGAGCCGCCTCAGCGGGTGCGGCTGATGCACGACGTGCTCCAGCGTTTTCTTGCGGCAGTGGGGGTTGCGGTGGTCATCGTGCTGGGCAGCGGGCTGTGGATGATTGGGCGCGTGGCAAGGCAGGCCGCGCAGTCGGGCGGCACTTTCTCGATGCCGCTGGGCTGGACCCTCATGGCCACGCTGGGCCTGGTGATGATCGCCATCTTCGGCCATATCCGTTTTGCGCTTTTCAAGCGGCTGCAACGCGCGGTGTCTGCGGGCAACTGGCCTGATGGTGGCAAGGCACTGGGCAGCATCCGCACGTGGGTAGCGGTGAACCTGGTGCTCGGGGTGGCCGTGGTGGTGATCGCCTTTTTGATGAAGGCCTGA
- a CDS encoding bifunctional diguanylate cyclase/phosphodiesterase, translated as MQSYSSSNLVDLLLDAVCVVQADSTIEFVSPAFERIFGYPPAEVIGKRMLDMVHPDDLKATEQQALKVTAGSLQLEFENRYIRKDGSIAHIGWTARWLPDRQVRLAVAHDITERKLAQSMQAVVYTISEAAHTTQNLQALFQHIHQVIGTLLPATNFAVALYDADSDSLSFPYHVGEQTPAPTPIPLAHDALCAGVITHGRTVLLTPDDSVALAAHARQGCAGCAGQGTAPLYWLGVPLQTSNGAIGALVLQSFSEQDRYTEKHKELLQFVSTQVASAIERKQMHDRLAHMAQYDQLTHLPNRQLFLDRLKTAMARARREQHLLALLFLDLDRFKEVNDTLGHAMGDLLLQRVAQRLIDSVRGSDTVARLGGDEFVVLLEGGQAPEHATAAAEKILAAFSHPFDLEGHPLHIRPSIGVAVYPEHGGEEHHLLGHADEAMYVSKKNGGNQVRVARPSPSL; from the coding sequence ATGCAAAGCTATTCCTCCTCGAACCTTGTGGACCTGTTGCTCGACGCGGTCTGCGTCGTCCAAGCAGACAGCACCATTGAGTTTGTGAGTCCGGCGTTCGAGCGCATTTTTGGCTACCCCCCCGCCGAGGTGATCGGCAAACGCATGTTGGACATGGTGCACCCCGACGACCTGAAGGCCACCGAGCAACAGGCCCTGAAGGTGACCGCAGGCAGCCTGCAGCTGGAGTTTGAAAACCGCTATATCCGCAAGGACGGCAGCATTGCCCATATTGGCTGGACAGCGCGCTGGCTGCCCGACCGCCAGGTGCGGCTCGCTGTAGCGCATGACATCACCGAGCGCAAGCTCGCGCAATCCATGCAGGCGGTGGTCTACACCATTTCGGAAGCCGCCCACACCACACAGAACCTGCAGGCACTGTTTCAGCACATTCACCAGGTCATCGGCACCTTGCTGCCCGCCACCAATTTTGCGGTGGCGCTGTACGACGCTGACAGTGATTCCCTGAGCTTCCCCTACCACGTCGGCGAACAGACCCCGGCCCCCACACCCATCCCGCTGGCACATGACGCACTGTGCGCCGGGGTCATCACCCACGGCCGCACCGTGTTGCTGACCCCCGACGACAGCGTGGCGCTTGCAGCACATGCAAGGCAAGGGTGTGCAGGTTGTGCAGGCCAGGGCACCGCGCCGCTGTATTGGCTGGGTGTGCCTTTGCAAACCTCCAACGGCGCCATCGGTGCGCTGGTGCTGCAGAGTTTTTCGGAGCAGGACCGCTACACCGAAAAACACAAGGAGCTGCTGCAGTTCGTATCGACCCAGGTGGCGTCGGCCATTGAGCGCAAACAGATGCACGACCGCCTGGCCCATATGGCGCAATACGATCAGCTCACGCACCTGCCCAACCGCCAGCTGTTTCTGGACCGCCTCAAGACCGCCATGGCGCGGGCACGGCGCGAGCAGCACCTGCTGGCGCTGCTGTTTCTGGACCTTGATCGGTTCAAGGAAGTGAATGACACGCTGGGGCACGCCATGGGCGACCTGTTGCTGCAGCGGGTTGCACAACGGCTGATCGATTCGGTGCGTGGCTCCGATACCGTTGCGCGGCTCGGAGGCGACGAATTTGTGGTGCTGCTAGAAGGCGGCCAGGCACCCGAACACGCCACAGCGGCCGCCGAAAAAATCCTGGCCGCGTTCAGCCACCCCTTTGATCTGGAAGGCCATCCGTTGCACATCCGGCCCAGCATCGGCGTGGCGGTCTACCCCGAGCATGGCGGTGAAGAGCACCACTTGCTGGGGCACGCGGACGAGGCCATGTATGTGTCCAAGAAAAACGGTGGCAACCAGGTGCGCGTGGCCCGCCCATCGCCGTCGTTATAA
- a CDS encoding isocitrate lyase/PEP mutase family protein, translated as MNTKQQLKALANARRGVLVPGAFNALSARVVADLGFEAIYVTGAGVTNMWFGLPDQAFMGLTDIADHTARIRDAVEVPLIVDADTGFGNALNTYHAVRTLERAGADCIQLEDQVSPKRCGHFNGKEVTSTDEMLGKIKAAVDARRDPDLLIMARTDAAAVHGFEAAVERAQRFAEAGADILFVEAVTSADEIRALPQRLAKPQLMNMVIGGKTPIFSAQELGGLGYGIVLYANAALQGAVAGMQKALTVLRDTQRIDEDPALVAPFAERQRLVRKGEWDALEKKYT; from the coding sequence ATGAACACCAAACAACAACTCAAGGCGCTGGCCAATGCCCGCCGCGGCGTCCTTGTGCCGGGTGCTTTCAACGCCCTGTCGGCCCGTGTGGTGGCCGACCTGGGCTTTGAGGCGATCTACGTCACGGGCGCGGGGGTCACCAACATGTGGTTCGGCCTGCCGGACCAGGCTTTCATGGGCCTCACGGACATCGCCGACCACACGGCGCGCATCCGCGACGCCGTCGAGGTGCCGTTGATCGTGGATGCCGACACCGGCTTTGGCAACGCACTCAACACCTACCACGCCGTGCGCACGCTCGAACGCGCGGGCGCAGACTGCATTCAACTCGAAGACCAGGTCAGCCCCAAGCGCTGCGGGCACTTCAACGGCAAAGAGGTGACATCCACCGACGAAATGCTGGGCAAGATCAAGGCGGCGGTGGATGCGCGGCGCGACCCCGACCTGCTCATCATGGCGCGCACCGATGCAGCGGCCGTGCACGGGTTTGAAGCGGCAGTGGAGCGCGCCCAGCGTTTTGCCGAGGCGGGGGCCGACATCCTGTTTGTAGAGGCGGTGACCAGTGCCGACGAGATTCGCGCCCTGCCCCAACGCTTGGCCAAGCCCCAACTCATGAACATGGTGATTGGTGGCAAGACCCCCATCTTCAGCGCCCAAGAGCTGGGCGGCCTGGGCTACGGCATCGTGTTGTATGCCAATGCCGCGCTGCAAGGCGCTGTGGCCGGCATGCAAAAAGCGCTGACGGTGCTGCGCGACACCCAGCGCATCGACGAAGACCCCGCCCTCGTAGCGCCGTTTGCCGAGCGCCAGCGCCTGGTTCGCAAGGGCGAGTGGGACGCGCTGGAGAAAAAATACACCTAA
- a CDS encoding Bug family tripartite tricarboxylate transporter substrate binding protein → MISRRIALRTALERAAALTTVAVAATALLGAPSLASAQAAGAWPTRPVRLIVPYAAGGFADTRARLIAEQLGKVLGQPVIVDNRGGAGGVTGTDAIAKATDGHTFGFGSPGPLVTNPMLMKKMPYDAKTALQPIILIEEAPLILTTALNQPFKNVKELVAFAKAKPGELSFGSSGVGGAHHLSGELLAYQTHTQMTHVPYKGGALAASDLMGGHLAMMFEMGYSALPSIKANKINALAVSSKKRLAVLPDVPTLDEAGIKGFESYNWLGMIAPAGTPKAVITQLNQAVNKALKNDAALREMIEGSGGMIVGGTPEAYGKFMDAERAKWAPVIKAAHISLD, encoded by the coding sequence ATGATTTCACGCCGTATCGCCCTGCGCACCGCTCTTGAACGTGCTGCGGCACTGACCACCGTGGCGGTGGCCGCCACCGCACTGCTGGGCGCGCCCAGCCTGGCCAGCGCCCAGGCCGCTGGCGCCTGGCCCACACGCCCGGTGCGCCTGATCGTGCCCTATGCCGCTGGCGGCTTTGCCGACACCCGTGCGCGCCTGATCGCCGAGCAGCTGGGCAAGGTGCTGGGCCAGCCCGTGATCGTGGACAACCGGGGCGGCGCAGGGGGCGTGACGGGCACCGACGCCATCGCCAAGGCCACCGACGGCCACACCTTTGGCTTTGGCTCGCCCGGCCCGCTGGTCACCAACCCCATGCTGATGAAGAAGATGCCGTATGACGCGAAGACGGCGCTGCAACCCATCATCCTGATCGAAGAGGCGCCGCTGATTTTGACCACGGCGCTCAACCAGCCCTTCAAAAACGTCAAAGAGCTGGTGGCGTTTGCCAAGGCCAAGCCGGGCGAACTGAGCTTTGGCTCCTCGGGGGTGGGTGGTGCGCACCACCTGTCGGGCGAGCTGCTGGCCTATCAGACCCACACGCAGATGACCCATGTGCCCTACAAGGGCGGAGCACTGGCCGCGTCCGACCTGATGGGTGGGCACCTGGCGATGATGTTCGAGATGGGGTATTCGGCGCTGCCGTCCATCAAGGCCAACAAGATCAACGCGCTGGCCGTGTCGAGCAAAAAACGCCTGGCCGTGTTGCCCGATGTGCCCACGCTGGACGAGGCGGGCATCAAGGGTTTTGAGTCGTACAACTGGCTGGGCATGATCGCCCCCGCCGGCACACCCAAGGCTGTCATCACCCAGCTCAACCAGGCGGTGAACAAGGCGCTGAAGAACGACGCCGCACTGCGCGAGATGATTGAAGGCAGCGGCGGGATGATCGTGGGCGGCACCCCCGAGGCGTATGGCAAGTTCATGGACGCTGAACGCGCCAAGTGGGCGCCGGTGATCAAGGCGGCCCATATTTCGCTGGACTGA
- a CDS encoding Bug family tripartite tricarboxylate transporter substrate binding protein, with amino-acid sequence MTLTRRTTLACAALAACGLSGLSATPVLAQDNWPSKPIRLVVPFSAGGANDLMARAAAEGATKILGQPVVVDNRGGAGGTIGADIVAKAAPDGYTLLVSAAGVISNSMIKKTMPFKDDALTPVVMIGLAPSVIVVPKNAPYNNLRDFVEASKKGQGFNFATAGTGSTPHFVAEMLNVKYGAQLQPVPYKSGGESTTAVLGGQVEGTSEASIIALPHILNDGRFKALATTWTQRISAYPQLSTAVEQGFADVQIAHWAGIHAPAGTPPAILDKVAAAVDKAMHEPATVEKLKGLGIEPIGGTRPEFVKFVDAERKRLGEIVKAAHMQEK; translated from the coding sequence ATGACATTGACCCGCCGCACCACCCTCGCCTGCGCTGCCCTTGCTGCCTGCGGTTTATCCGGGCTCTCGGCCACGCCGGTGTTGGCACAAGACAACTGGCCCAGCAAACCCATCCGCCTGGTGGTGCCGTTTTCGGCCGGAGGCGCCAATGACCTGATGGCCCGCGCGGCGGCGGAGGGAGCTACGAAAATTCTGGGCCAGCCGGTGGTGGTGGACAACCGGGGCGGCGCGGGCGGCACCATTGGCGCCGACATCGTGGCCAAGGCCGCGCCCGACGGCTACACCTTGCTGGTGAGCGCTGCGGGCGTCATATCCAACAGCATGATCAAGAAGACCATGCCGTTCAAGGACGACGCCCTCACGCCCGTGGTGATGATCGGGCTGGCACCGTCGGTGATCGTGGTGCCCAAAAACGCGCCCTACAACAACCTGCGCGACTTTGTCGAAGCGTCCAAGAAGGGCCAGGGGTTCAACTTTGCCACCGCCGGCACGGGTAGCACCCCGCACTTTGTGGCCGAGATGCTGAACGTGAAATACGGCGCGCAGCTGCAGCCGGTGCCTTACAAAAGTGGTGGTGAGAGCACCACGGCAGTGCTGGGGGGCCAGGTGGAGGGCACGTCAGAGGCCAGCATCATTGCCTTGCCCCACATCCTGAACGACGGCCGGTTCAAAGCCCTGGCCACCACCTGGACGCAGCGCATCTCGGCCTACCCGCAACTGTCCACCGCCGTAGAGCAAGGTTTTGCCGATGTGCAGATTGCGCACTGGGCCGGCATCCACGCGCCCGCCGGCACGCCCCCCGCCATTCTGGACAAGGTGGCCGCTGCCGTGGACAAAGCCATGCACGAGCCCGCCACAGTCGAAAAGCTCAAGGGCCTGGGCATTGAGCCCATCGGAGGCACCCGCCCAGAGTTCGTGAAGTTTGTGGACGCTGAGCGCAAGCGCCTGGGCGAGATCGTGAAGGCAGCCCACATGCAGGAGAAATGA
- the prpR gene encoding propionate catabolism operon regulatory protein PrpR, which translates to MNEMSASLPETALPHIVTVGRHRIGRVLERIAVGLSRQARVEHISASFDTAVDAVLALHARTPIDALVVAGASGAWIRERVDIPVAMIEVRGFDLLGALARARLLSPRVGLVTFDGPSDLLAQFDAQFGVGIAQFSYHGPEDAHSCVQSMLAAGVGAVVAPGLVADLAEEAGMASVLLYSDAAVLQALNEALALARHRQSERTRHQRLETILGQLQDGVVAVDCDQRIQALNPTMAALLGTPAKQLHGRALGAVAPQLDMAATLLHRESSEEVVQLAMRTQVVRRAPIVENGVLTGALLVCRDPLVIQNADRHLRANQRQRGSGVRWRIDDYGGDSPAVVRLRALARQCAGSDATVLIMGESGTGKELVAQGIHRASRRAAQPFLAVNCAALGESLLESELFGYEEGAFTGARRGGKTGLIEAAHTGTLFLDEIGDMPLALQSRLLRVLQEREVLRVGSTTPVPVDVRVIAATHADLGAQVDKGLFRRDLYYRLAVLRLATPALRERATSDVAQLAQALLQRRLKAANAHAPDAVQARNAAVAHTLLTTVLQRAVAYPWPGNVRELENWTERLLACQNYVCDAQGGVDAARLLEVFPECAEPVPLAAPDNAPAAALPLKDTRHRAEQQRVREVLASVGGDQRQACDILGISRATLWRRMKG; encoded by the coding sequence ATGAATGAAATGTCCGCGTCGCTGCCTGAAACCGCTTTGCCGCACATCGTCACCGTGGGGCGCCACCGCATTGGCCGTGTGCTGGAGCGGATCGCCGTGGGCTTGTCACGCCAGGCGCGGGTGGAGCACATCAGCGCCTCGTTCGACACCGCTGTCGACGCCGTGCTGGCACTGCATGCGCGCACACCCATCGACGCACTGGTGGTGGCCGGGGCCAGCGGAGCGTGGATACGCGAGCGGGTGGATATCCCCGTCGCCATGATCGAGGTGCGTGGCTTTGACCTGCTGGGCGCGCTGGCACGGGCGCGATTGCTGTCGCCGCGCGTGGGCCTGGTCACGTTTGACGGGCCGTCTGACCTGCTGGCACAGTTCGACGCCCAGTTCGGCGTGGGCATTGCCCAGTTCAGCTACCACGGCCCAGAAGATGCACACAGTTGTGTGCAGTCCATGCTGGCCGCGGGTGTGGGCGCCGTGGTGGCCCCCGGCCTGGTGGCCGACCTGGCGGAAGAGGCCGGCATGGCCAGCGTGCTGCTGTATTCAGACGCCGCTGTGCTGCAGGCCTTGAACGAGGCCCTGGCACTGGCCCGCCATCGGCAGTCCGAGCGCACCCGCCACCAGCGGCTGGAGACCATTTTGGGCCAGCTGCAAGACGGCGTGGTGGCGGTCGATTGCGACCAGCGCATCCAGGCACTCAACCCCACCATGGCCGCGCTGCTGGGCACACCGGCCAAGCAGCTGCATGGCCGCGCACTGGGTGCCGTGGCCCCGCAGCTGGACATGGCGGCCACGTTGCTGCACCGCGAAAGCAGCGAAGAGGTGGTGCAGCTGGCCATGCGCACCCAGGTGGTACGCCGCGCGCCGATTGTCGAAAACGGCGTGCTCACCGGTGCGCTGCTGGTCTGCCGCGACCCGCTGGTCATTCAGAACGCCGACCGCCACCTGCGCGCCAACCAGCGCCAGCGTGGCTCGGGCGTGCGCTGGCGCATCGACGACTATGGGGGCGACAGCCCTGCCGTGGTGCGCCTGCGGGCGCTGGCGCGCCAGTGCGCCGGCAGTGATGCCACCGTGCTCATCATGGGCGAGAGCGGCACCGGCAAAGAACTGGTGGCGCAAGGCATCCACCGCGCCAGCCGCCGCGCGGCGCAGCCCTTTTTGGCCGTGAACTGCGCCGCTTTAGGCGAGAGCCTGCTGGAGAGCGAGCTTTTTGGCTACGAAGAAGGCGCCTTCACCGGCGCGCGCCGTGGGGGCAAGACCGGGCTGATCGAAGCGGCACACACCGGCACCTTGTTTCTCGACGAAATCGGCGACATGCCGCTGGCGCTGCAGTCGCGCCTGCTGCGCGTGCTGCAAGAGCGCGAAGTGCTGCGCGTGGGCTCCACCACGCCCGTGCCGGTGGATGTGCGCGTGATTGCCGCCACCCACGCCGACCTGGGCGCGCAGGTCGACAAAGGCCTGTTCCGCCGCGACCTGTACTACCGCCTGGCCGTGTTGCGCCTGGCAACGCCCGCGCTGCGCGAGCGCGCAACCAGCGACGTGGCCCAGCTCGCACAGGCACTGCTGCAGCGCCGCCTGAAAGCCGCAAACGCCCATGCCCCCGATGCCGTGCAAGCCAGAAATGCCGCTGTCGCCCACACGTTGCTGACCACCGTGCTGCAGCGCGCAGTCGCCTACCCATGGCCCGGCAACGTGCGCGAGCTGGAGAACTGGACGGAGCGCCTGCTGGCGTGCCAAAACTATGTGTGTGACGCGCAGGGCGGGGTAGACGCCGCGCGGTTGCTGGAGGTGTTCCCCGAATGCGCCGAACCTGTGCCGCTGGCGGCTCCCGACAACGCCCCGGCGGCGGCCCTGCCGTTGAAAGACACCCGCCACCGCGCAGAGCAGCAGCGCGTGCGCGAGGTGCTTGCATCGGTGGGGGGCGACCAGCGGCAGGCGTGCGATATTTTGGGGATCAGCCGGGCGACGCTGTGGCGCCGGATGAAGGGGTAG
- a CDS encoding sensor domain-containing diguanylate cyclase: MSGPADFANDSVSYKTLLESTLAIPWKIDWATRQYAYVGPQIETLLGWPQDSWKSVNDWAERMHPDERDSVVNFCVAQSEAGIDHEADYRALTKDNGYVWIREVVHIERNARGEVESLIGFMFDITERKKTEEKMVALQKELEALSFKDGLTHIANRRRFNTSLEQEWESARQKRQPLSILMFDIDYFKQYNDLYGHIPGDQCLTDVAQTLSLALDGPRDLVARFGGEEFVVLLPGADASVAWKVAERCQRMVQNKAITHAKSPFDQKLTVSIGVGTTVPRDGMESSAFIEAVDQQLYAAKKNGRNRIEGG, translated from the coding sequence ATGTCTGGGCCAGCCGACTTCGCCAATGACAGCGTGAGCTACAAAACCCTGCTCGAATCGACCTTGGCCATCCCCTGGAAGATCGACTGGGCCACCCGTCAATACGCCTATGTCGGCCCCCAGATCGAAACGCTGCTGGGTTGGCCCCAGGACAGCTGGAAAAGTGTGAACGACTGGGCAGAGCGCATGCACCCTGACGAGCGCGATTCGGTCGTCAACTTCTGCGTGGCACAGTCCGAAGCCGGCATTGACCACGAGGCCGATTACCGCGCGCTCACCAAAGACAACGGCTACGTGTGGATCCGCGAAGTGGTGCACATCGAGCGCAACGCGCGCGGCGAGGTCGAATCGCTGATCGGCTTCATGTTTGACATTACCGAGCGCAAAAAGACCGAAGAAAAAATGGTTGCGCTGCAAAAGGAGCTGGAAGCGCTGTCGTTCAAAGACGGGCTCACCCACATCGCCAACCGGCGCCGGTTCAACACCAGCCTGGAGCAGGAATGGGAGAGCGCCCGCCAAAAGCGCCAACCGCTGTCGATCCTGATGTTCGACATCGACTACTTCAAGCAATACAACGACCTGTATGGCCACATCCCCGGCGACCAGTGCCTGACTGACGTTGCACAAACGCTGAGCCTGGCCCTGGACGGCCCGCGTGACCTGGTGGCCCGTTTTGGGGGAGAAGAATTTGTGGTGCTGCTGCCCGGCGCCGATGCGTCAGTGGCTTGGAAGGTCGCTGAACGCTGCCAGCGCATGGTTCAGAACAAAGCCATTACCCACGCGAAATCGCCGTTCGACCAAAAGCTGACCGTCAGCATCGGCGTAGGCACCACCGTGCCGCGTGACGGCATGGAGTCCTCCGCGTTTATCGAAGCGGTGGACCAGCAGCTTTACGCAGCCAAGAAAAACGGTAGGAATCGCATTGAGGGCGGGTAG
- the prpF gene encoding 2-methylaconitate cis-trans isomerase PrpF, translated as MTTVSTPHPAPQIKIAATYMRGGTSKGVFFKLQDLPVAAQQPGPIRDALLLRVLGSPDPYGKQIDGMGNASSSTSKAVILTRSTRPDHDVDYLFGQVSIDQPFVDWSGNCGNLSAAVGPCAIHMGLIDAARIPANGTATLRIWQANIGKTIVAHVPITDGQVQETGDFELDGVTFAAAQVALEFIDPAAEGDGNDGSAGAMFPTGHLVDELDVPGVGRISATLINAGIPTIFLNAQDLGYTGREPQAAINEDAHALARLEAIRAQGALHMGLIQHVSEAANRQHTPKIAFVAPPASYTTSSGKEVNARDVDLLVRALSMGQLHHAMMGTAAVAIGVAAAIPGTLVHRAAGGAVDAGAEHGGSAPRQSVRFGHPSGTLRVGAEAALVDGQWQVTKALMSRSARILMEGWVRVPGDVLEG; from the coding sequence ATGACAACCGTCTCTACCCCCCACCCCGCGCCACAAATCAAGATCGCCGCCACCTATATGCGCGGCGGCACCAGCAAAGGCGTGTTCTTCAAGCTGCAGGACCTGCCCGTCGCTGCACAGCAACCCGGCCCCATCCGCGACGCCCTGCTGCTGCGTGTGCTGGGCAGCCCCGACCCCTATGGCAAGCAGATCGACGGCATGGGCAATGCGTCGTCCAGCACCAGCAAAGCCGTCATCCTGACCCGCAGCACCCGGCCCGACCACGATGTGGACTATTTGTTTGGCCAGGTCAGCATCGACCAACCCTTTGTGGACTGGAGCGGCAACTGCGGCAACCTCTCGGCAGCCGTGGGCCCCTGCGCCATCCACATGGGCCTGATCGACGCGGCGCGCATCCCCGCCAACGGCACGGCCACCCTCCGCATCTGGCAGGCCAACATCGGCAAAACCATCGTCGCCCACGTGCCCATCACCGACGGCCAGGTGCAGGAAACCGGCGACTTCGAGCTCGACGGAGTGACCTTTGCTGCGGCGCAAGTGGCGCTGGAGTTCATCGACCCGGCCGCCGAGGGCGATGGCAACGACGGAAGCGCTGGCGCCATGTTCCCGACCGGGCATCTCGTCGACGAACTGGACGTTCCTGGCGTGGGCCGCATTTCCGCCACGCTCATCAACGCGGGCATCCCCACCATCTTCCTGAACGCCCAAGACCTGGGCTACACCGGCCGCGAACCCCAAGCCGCCATCAACGAAGACGCCCACGCGCTGGCCCGGCTGGAAGCCATTCGCGCCCAGGGCGCCCTGCACATGGGCCTGATCCAGCACGTGTCAGAGGCCGCCAACCGCCAGCACACCCCCAAAATTGCCTTCGTGGCCCCCCCCGCCAGCTACACCACATCCAGCGGCAAAGAGGTGAATGCGAGAGACGTGGACTTGCTCGTGCGCGCCCTCTCCATGGGCCAACTGCACCACGCCATGATGGGCACCGCCGCCGTCGCCATCGGCGTGGCTGCGGCCATCCCAGGCACGCTGGTCCACCGGGCCGCTGGTGGCGCGGTGGACGCAGGCGCAGAGCATGGGGGCAGCGCCCCACGCCAGTCCGTGCGTTTTGGCCATCCCTCCGGCACCCTGCGCGTAGGCGCCGAGGCCGCCCTGGTAGACGGCCAGTGGCAAGTCACCAAAGCCCTCATGAGCCGCAGCGCGCGGATCTTGATGGAGGGCTGGGTACGGGTGCCGGGGGATGTGTTGGAGGGTTGA